A genomic region of Enterococcus sp. 12C11_DIV0727 contains the following coding sequences:
- a CDS encoding Bax inhibitor-1/YccA family protein yields MNNGVVENVGLNKFYSKIYAFLAIGIGISAIVSYLVLNVFFFEIVMFLYQYPFAFYGIWIAELVLVVFLGFKAMKNPTLAISGFILYSVLNGITLAVTLAMYTEGTVVTAFVSAAATFGGMSLIGIFTKRDLSAMGHAAYSALIGLIIAIFLNAFILKSEPVDYLISILMVIIFAGITAYDNQKIRTLYTQTGGQPGTGIAVFMALQLYLDFINLFLAFLRIFGKNN; encoded by the coding sequence ATGAATAATGGAGTAGTAGAAAATGTTGGTTTAAATAAGTTTTATTCAAAAATTTATGCATTTTTAGCGATAGGAATCGGGATCAGCGCAATCGTATCTTATTTAGTATTAAACGTATTTTTCTTTGAAATCGTTATGTTTTTATATCAGTATCCCTTTGCATTTTATGGGATTTGGATTGCGGAACTTGTTTTAGTTGTCTTTTTAGGCTTTAAAGCAATGAAAAATCCGACACTGGCAATTAGTGGTTTTATCTTGTATTCCGTTTTAAATGGTATTACATTAGCGGTTACTTTAGCAATGTATACAGAGGGAACTGTTGTAACGGCGTTTGTTAGTGCGGCTGCTACATTTGGCGGCATGTCGTTGATTGGAATCTTTACTAAAAGAGATCTATCAGCAATGGGGCACGCGGCCTATAGTGCTTTAATTGGCTTGATCATCGCGATCTTCCTAAATGCATTTATCCTGAAAAGTGAACCAGTTGATTACTTGATTTCAATTTTGATGGTGATTATCTTTGCTGGTATTACAGCTTATGATAACCAAAAAATCCGTACATTATATACTCAAACGGGTGGACAACCAGGAACCGGTATTGCTGTTTTTATGGCTTTACAATTATATCTTGATTTTATCAATTTATTCTTGGCTTTCTTACGTATTTTTGGTAAAAATAACTAA
- the murC gene encoding UDP-N-acetylmuramate--L-alanine ligase has protein sequence MSNQEHKLHHFVGIKGSGMSSLALVLFEKGYQVQGSDVEEYFFTQRDLEKAGITILPFNADNITKDMIVIAGNAFPDSHEELVRAKELGAEIIRYHDFISRFIQPYTSIAVTGSHGKTSTTGLLSHILTGLAPTSYLIGDGTGHGDPNAEFFAFEACEYRRHFLAYSPDYAIMTNIDFDHPDYFKSIEDVFSAFQTMAEQVKKGIFAYGEDKYLRQLKTNVPVYYYGLAADDDIQAKNIQRTTEGSSFDVYHNEDLVGHFVLPAFGQHNIMNALGVIAVAYFEKLDMKKVAEEMLTFEGVKRRFTEKKVSDMIIVDDYAHHPTEITATIDGARQKYPEKEIIAVFQPHTFTRTIALMDEFAEALDLADAVYLCDIFGSAREQQGDVKIEDLGNKIQKGGQVIKEENVSPLLDHENAVMVFMGAGDVQKFEQAYETLLSNTTRNVL, from the coding sequence ATGAGCAATCAAGAACATAAATTACATCATTTTGTTGGGATCAAAGGATCAGGCATGAGTTCATTGGCCCTTGTGTTATTTGAAAAAGGCTACCAAGTGCAAGGCTCAGATGTAGAAGAGTACTTCTTTACGCAACGTGACTTAGAAAAAGCGGGCATCACTATTTTGCCTTTTAATGCAGATAATATAACCAAAGATATGATCGTCATTGCGGGAAATGCTTTCCCAGACTCGCACGAAGAATTAGTTCGTGCCAAAGAATTAGGGGCTGAAATCATTCGTTATCATGATTTTATTAGTCGCTTTATTCAACCGTATACAAGTATTGCTGTAACTGGTTCCCACGGAAAAACAAGTACAACTGGTTTACTTTCTCATATCTTGACAGGGCTTGCACCAACGAGCTATTTGATTGGTGACGGAACTGGACATGGCGACCCTAACGCTGAATTTTTTGCTTTTGAAGCTTGTGAATACCGCCGTCATTTTCTAGCTTATTCGCCAGATTATGCGATCATGACAAATATTGATTTTGATCATCCAGACTATTTTAAGAGCATTGAAGATGTTTTCTCTGCGTTTCAAACGATGGCTGAACAAGTCAAAAAAGGGATATTTGCTTATGGCGAGGACAAATATTTACGCCAATTGAAAACAAATGTTCCCGTTTATTATTATGGCTTAGCAGCAGATGATGATATCCAAGCAAAAAATATCCAACGCACAACAGAAGGCTCTTCTTTTGATGTGTATCATAATGAAGACTTAGTTGGACACTTTGTATTGCCTGCTTTTGGTCAACATAATATTATGAATGCTTTAGGTGTGATTGCTGTAGCATACTTTGAAAAATTAGATATGAAAAAAGTTGCAGAAGAAATGTTGACGTTTGAAGGGGTTAAACGCCGTTTCACAGAGAAAAAAGTTTCTGATATGATCATTGTGGATGACTATGCGCATCACCCAACAGAAATCACAGCAACTATCGATGGTGCTCGTCAAAAATATCCTGAAAAAGAAATCATTGCCGTTTTTCAACCTCATACATTTACACGGACAATTGCGTTGATGGATGAGTTTGCTGAAGCCTTAGATTTAGCCGACGCGGTTTATCTTTGTGATATTTTTGGTTCAGCTAGAGAACAACAAGGCGATGTCAAAATTGAAGATCTAGGCAATAAAATCCAAAAAGGTGGACAAGTTATTAAAGAAGAAAACGTGTCGCCATTATTAGACCATGAAAATGCTGTAATGGTCTTCATGGGTGCTGGGGATGTTCAAAAATTTGAACAAGCATATGAAACGTTACTAAGTAATACAACTAGAAATGTGTTGTAA
- a CDS encoding alpha-glucoside-specific PTS transporter subunit IIBC has product MMEKVQRFGGAMFTPVLLFSFSGIMVALAIIFKNPMIVGSIANEGTVWYGIWSVLESGAWTVFNQMELLFVIGLPIGLAKKANARAAMEAFVIYLTCNYFISSMLEYFGSFFGVDFTQEVGGDSGMKLIAGIKTLDTGIIGAIFISAIVVWLHNRYFDTKLPDFLGIFQGSSLIAILGFFAMLPIAFLICLIWPKIQMGIGSMQTFLASAGTFGVWLYTFLERILIPTGLHHFIYTPFVFGPAVVENGITKYWMAHLNEYAQTTTPIKQLFPQGGFALHGNSKIFASPGIAAAFYFTAKPDKRKKVLAILIPVTLTAVLAGITEPLEFTFLFVAPPLFVLHAVLAATMAATMYFFGVVGDMGGGFIDLLAKNWIPLFANHKGMIFTQLLIGLSFTLIYFVVFRALILKFNFATPGREAEDQEVKLYSKKEYKEAKKTGALGDISIAGANQYTEQAAVYLEAFGGSDNIEKVNNCATRLRITVKDAGIVLPDGAFKEGGAHGVVRNGTAFQVIVGLDVPQVREQFENLLALGNQNKLNE; this is encoded by the coding sequence GTGATGGAAAAAGTGCAGCGGTTTGGAGGAGCCATGTTTACCCCAGTGTTACTATTTTCATTTTCAGGAATTATGGTAGCGCTTGCGATTATCTTTAAAAATCCGATGATCGTTGGGAGTATTGCCAACGAAGGAACAGTTTGGTATGGGATTTGGTCTGTTTTGGAAAGTGGTGCCTGGACAGTCTTTAATCAAATGGAATTATTATTTGTGATCGGGTTGCCAATTGGCTTAGCTAAAAAAGCGAATGCTCGAGCGGCAATGGAAGCTTTTGTCATCTATCTGACCTGTAATTATTTTATCAGCAGTATGTTGGAGTATTTTGGTTCATTCTTTGGTGTTGACTTTACCCAAGAAGTTGGCGGCGATAGTGGCATGAAGTTGATTGCAGGCATCAAAACATTGGATACAGGAATTATTGGGGCTATTTTTATTTCAGCAATCGTGGTTTGGTTGCATAATCGCTATTTTGACACAAAATTACCAGATTTTTTAGGGATTTTCCAAGGATCTTCTTTGATCGCAATTTTAGGCTTTTTCGCCATGTTGCCTATTGCCTTTTTAATTTGTCTGATCTGGCCAAAAATTCAAATGGGTATTGGTTCAATGCAAACATTTTTAGCAAGTGCTGGCACTTTTGGCGTTTGGTTGTATACGTTTTTAGAAAGAATTTTGATTCCTACAGGGTTACATCATTTTATCTATACACCGTTCGTCTTTGGACCAGCAGTTGTTGAAAATGGGATTACGAAATATTGGATGGCCCATTTAAATGAATATGCGCAAACAACAACACCAATCAAGCAGTTATTCCCACAAGGTGGTTTTGCTTTACATGGAAACTCAAAAATCTTTGCCTCACCTGGGATTGCGGCAGCCTTTTATTTCACAGCTAAACCTGATAAACGGAAAAAAGTCTTAGCGATTTTAATTCCGGTTACCTTAACAGCTGTTTTAGCGGGAATCACGGAACCGTTAGAGTTTACCTTCTTATTTGTAGCGCCACCATTGTTTGTACTACATGCAGTGTTAGCTGCAACAATGGCTGCGACGATGTATTTCTTTGGTGTTGTAGGTGATATGGGTGGTGGTTTCATCGACTTATTGGCAAAAAATTGGATTCCACTATTTGCTAATCACAAAGGGATGATTTTCACTCAGCTGCTGATTGGCTTGTCTTTTACACTGATTTATTTCGTTGTCTTTCGGGCATTGATCTTGAAGTTTAATTTTGCCACACCAGGAAGAGAAGCAGAAGATCAAGAAGTGAAGCTATATAGTAAGAAAGAGTACAAAGAAGCGAAAAAAACGGGTGCTCTGGGTGACATTTCCATTGCTGGTGCGAATCAATATACAGAACAAGCCGCTGTTTATTTAGAGGCGTTTGGCGGGAGTGATAATATCGAAAAAGTGAATAATTGTGCTACCCGTTTGAGGATTACAGTAAAAGACGCAGGGATCGTTTTACCCGATGGCGCCTTTAAAGAAGGTGGCGCCCATGGAGTTGTTCGTAATGGTACGGCTTTTCAAGTCATTGTCGGCTTAGATGTTCCTCAAGTGAGAGAGCAATTTGAAAATTTATTAGCATTAGGCAATCAAAACAAACTAAATGAATAG
- the argJ gene encoding bifunctional glutamate N-acetyltransferase/amino-acid acetyltransferase ArgJ, whose product MGNEIKVPKGFKFYGTHVGIKKKRKDFGLIVADKVCHAAAVFTKNTFCGECIPIGKEHISNAELQAVVVTSGIANVATGKVGRENEYRIMECLANKLQVEKENILPSSTGLIGPQLPIDLIENFLKTESIEMKENYEDFAQAILTTDQQMKVRSLKVGDATLLGIVKGSGMIEPNMATMLAYVLTDAKIAKEAIYPMLKTAVDQSFNTISIDSDTSTSDTVALLASNHYEVDQIAFQTGLNQLCKDLALAVVKDAEGATKTMFVTVKNAVSQEQAKNAGKSIINSPLVKTALFGNDPNWGRIAMALGKTEGLIFDQNKVAVYYGQYPIFSNNNEEKQNISQILAYIEQNEDIYLTVDLHQGTEQFEVIGCDLSYEYVKINSDYSS is encoded by the coding sequence ATGGGAAATGAGATAAAGGTACCGAAAGGCTTTAAATTTTACGGAACGCACGTTGGTATCAAGAAAAAACGAAAAGATTTTGGTTTGATTGTTGCAGATAAGGTCTGTCATGCTGCAGCAGTTTTTACAAAAAATACATTTTGCGGTGAGTGTATCCCGATCGGAAAAGAACATATAAGCAATGCTGAACTACAAGCCGTTGTAGTAACTAGCGGTATCGCTAATGTTGCCACTGGCAAAGTGGGCAGAGAAAATGAATATAGAATCATGGAGTGCTTAGCCAATAAATTACAGGTCGAGAAGGAAAATATTCTGCCTTCTTCGACAGGTTTGATTGGACCACAGTTACCAATCGATTTAATTGAAAATTTTTTGAAAACAGAGTCAATCGAGATGAAAGAGAACTATGAAGATTTTGCTCAGGCAATTTTGACAACTGATCAACAGATGAAAGTTCGTAGTCTAAAAGTTGGCGATGCAACACTTTTGGGGATCGTCAAAGGCTCAGGGATGATCGAACCAAATATGGCGACGATGTTAGCCTATGTTTTGACCGATGCCAAAATAGCGAAAGAAGCAATTTATCCTATGCTGAAAACGGCTGTGGATCAATCCTTTAATACAATCAGCATCGATTCAGATACTAGCACTAGTGATACAGTTGCTCTGTTGGCTAGCAATCACTATGAAGTGGACCAAATAGCATTTCAAACCGGTCTAAATCAACTCTGTAAGGATTTGGCCCTAGCGGTTGTCAAGGATGCTGAAGGTGCTACAAAGACGATGTTCGTCACTGTGAAAAATGCTGTAAGTCAGGAGCAAGCAAAAAACGCTGGAAAGTCGATCATTAATTCACCACTAGTTAAGACAGCACTATTCGGAAATGATCCAAACTGGGGTAGAATTGCGATGGCTCTCGGAAAAACGGAAGGATTGATTTTTGACCAGAATAAAGTCGCAGTCTATTATGGACAATATCCGATTTTTTCAAATAATAATGAGGAAAAACAAAATATTAGTCAAATATTAGCGTATATTGAACAAAACGAAGATATTTATTTAACAGTTGATTTACATCAAGGAACTGAGCAGTTTGAAGTGATTGGCTGTGATTTAAGCTATGAGTATGTCAAAATAAATAGTGATTATTCGTCTTAA
- a CDS encoding YitT family protein, whose product MSKWVITYKRSETLKKFAVIFVTGILVAISLNFFLIPAKVFSAGMNGVAQIIATLLHTHLGITIDTGLFILLLNIPIFILGFMKLGKESTIYSFLNVAWVSLTTILIPIEVITTNPLMNAIAGGVLIGIGAGLSLKMGFTTGGMDVISLVLSKTTGKTVGNYMFMLNGIIVAIAGFVFDWESALYTIISIYCMTQVVDTIHTSHQKITAMIVTVQPEVVTQAISKQMIRGMTLLQSMGGYSGVEGRMIMMVITRYELYDLEQIVYEVDENAFMNIIPTHSVLGRFANEDEQRIFKSTGSFPEMKKHKMKQK is encoded by the coding sequence ATGAGTAAATGGGTTATCACCTATAAACGAAGTGAGACATTGAAAAAGTTTGCTGTGATTTTTGTTACCGGGATTTTAGTAGCAATCAGTTTGAACTTTTTTTTAATTCCGGCAAAGGTCTTTTCTGCTGGAATGAATGGGGTTGCACAAATTATCGCAACACTATTGCATACGCATCTAGGGATTACGATCGATACTGGTCTTTTTATTTTGTTATTAAATATTCCAATTTTTATTTTAGGATTTATGAAATTAGGCAAAGAATCAACAATTTACAGTTTTTTAAATGTAGCATGGGTTTCCTTAACGACTATCTTGATTCCCATCGAAGTGATCACCACAAACCCACTGATGAATGCGATCGCTGGTGGCGTCTTGATTGGTATCGGGGCAGGGCTGTCGCTTAAAATGGGCTTTACAACTGGCGGGATGGATGTGATTTCACTTGTTCTATCCAAAACGACGGGTAAGACAGTAGGCAATTATATGTTTATGCTGAATGGAATCATTGTTGCGATTGCAGGTTTTGTATTTGACTGGGAAAGTGCGTTGTACACGATTATTTCGATTTATTGTATGACCCAAGTAGTTGATACGATCCATACTAGTCATCAAAAAATCACAGCGATGATCGTGACTGTTCAACCAGAAGTTGTGACACAAGCGATTTCAAAACAGATGATTCGAGGAATGACTTTGTTGCAATCTATGGGTGGCTATTCTGGTGTTGAAGGGCGAATGATCATGATGGTCATCACACGTTACGAGTTATATGATCTAGAACAAATTGTTTATGAAGTAGATGAAAATGCTTTTATGAATATTATTCCTACACATTCTGTCTTGGGACGCTTTGCAAATGAAGATGAGCAGCGGATCTTTAAAAGCACAGGCAGTTTTCCAGAAATGAAGAAACATAAGATGAAACAGAAATAG
- a CDS encoding asparaginase, with amino-acid sequence MKTILVIHTGGTISMSKEVDGNVTTNSMNPLLDQEELLAGKVNLVVEPIFNIPSPHMTLERMLELKQRIQKAYTENIDGVVITHGTDTLEETAYFLDITLENKIPVVLTGAMRSSNEIGTDGLYNFISAVWTACSDESYGKGVLVVMNDEIHTARYVTKTHTTNVATFRTPTFGPIGMIAKERTFFASEVCRQEVCDIQKVSGEVYVIKAYAGMNGSLFDLVDNAQTDGIVIEALGAGNLPPETLPALERLLARKIPIVLVSRCSNGIAEDIYDYEGGGVNLKKMGIVFSRGLNGPKARIRLIVGLNSGKDLHELFDFLSE; translated from the coding sequence ATGAAAACAATCCTAGTAATACATACAGGTGGCACGATTTCGATGTCAAAAGAAGTAGATGGAAATGTGACGACAAACAGCATGAATCCATTGCTTGACCAAGAAGAATTATTAGCTGGAAAAGTAAACTTAGTCGTTGAACCGATCTTCAACATTCCTTCTCCTCATATGACATTAGAACGAATGTTAGAGTTAAAGCAACGAATTCAAAAAGCATATACAGAAAATATTGATGGTGTGGTCATCACCCATGGAACAGATACCTTGGAAGAGACTGCCTACTTTTTAGATATTACGTTGGAAAATAAAATCCCAGTTGTTTTGACAGGTGCGATGCGTTCAAGCAATGAAATTGGAACAGATGGGTTGTATAACTTTATTAGTGCTGTTTGGACAGCGTGTTCTGATGAGTCATACGGTAAAGGCGTGCTCGTTGTGATGAATGATGAAATCCATACGGCTCGTTATGTAACGAAAACCCATACGACCAATGTTGCGACATTTCGGACGCCGACTTTTGGTCCAATCGGTATGATTGCCAAAGAACGAACGTTTTTTGCAAGTGAAGTATGTCGACAAGAAGTGTGTGATATTCAAAAAGTATCAGGTGAAGTTTATGTGATCAAAGCATACGCTGGTATGAATGGTAGTTTATTTGACTTGGTAGACAATGCCCAAACAGATGGCATTGTGATCGAAGCGTTAGGAGCTGGCAATCTTCCGCCAGAAACGTTACCAGCACTCGAAAGATTGCTGGCAAGAAAAATTCCGATTGTTTTAGTTTCACGCTGTTCTAACGGAATCGCTGAGGATATTTATGATTATGAAGGCGGCGGTGTTAACTTAAAGAAAATGGGGATTGTTTTTTCTAGAGGATTAAATGGACCCAAAGCTCGGATTCGTTTGATTGTTGGCTTAAACAGTGGGAAAGATCTGCACGAATTATTTGATTTTTTAAGCGAATAA
- a CDS encoding YajQ family cyclic di-GMP-binding protein has product MAAKEASFDVTSEMNMEEVKNSIQIALKEIKNRFDFKGSIADIKLENNKLVVVAEDDYKIEQVKDVLFSKLVKRAVPIKNIHFSTSEKALGGSARQYGDLISGIDKDNAKKINVAIKNSGIKVKSQIQEDQIRVTGKSRDDLQKVITLLRNLDLPVELQFTNFR; this is encoded by the coding sequence ATGGCAGCAAAAGAAGCAAGCTTTGATGTAACATCTGAAATGAACATGGAAGAAGTCAAAAACTCGATTCAGATCGCACTAAAAGAAATTAAAAACCGGTTTGACTTTAAAGGTTCGATTGCAGATATCAAGTTAGAAAATAATAAATTAGTAGTGGTTGCAGAGGACGACTATAAAATCGAGCAAGTAAAAGATGTCTTATTCAGCAAATTAGTCAAACGAGCCGTTCCGATTAAAAACATTCACTTCTCGACAAGTGAAAAAGCTCTTGGTGGTTCTGCACGTCAATATGGTGATTTAATCAGCGGAATCGATAAAGATAACGCAAAAAAAATCAATGTGGCAATCAAAAATTCTGGTATCAAAGTGAAATCACAAATCCAAGAAGATCAAATCAGAGTCACTGGAAAAAGCCGTGATGATTTACAAAAAGTGATTACTTTACTTAGAAATCTAGATTTACCAGTAGAACTACAATTTACCAATTTCCGTTAA
- a CDS encoding MaoC family dehydratase yields MNIGKPRKLGKTIEDIEEGDSLSLTESIEDKDLLLYLGLTNDANPLYIQHDYAQKTEYGKPIVPSIMLMGIITSAISKHLPGPGSHVVNFSVNFVEPVFHYETLTFQFEVIKVDKMKDVVTISIEAVNEEENRVLDAVVMVQPPQVTLADLEQKEGDMNE; encoded by the coding sequence TTGAATATCGGAAAACCGAGAAAATTAGGCAAAACCATCGAAGATATTGAGGAAGGCGATTCGCTGTCTTTAACCGAATCGATCGAAGATAAAGATTTACTTCTTTATTTGGGCTTAACAAACGATGCCAATCCCTTATATATCCAACATGATTATGCCCAAAAAACAGAATATGGCAAACCAATCGTACCATCGATCATGTTGATGGGAATCATTACTAGTGCTATTTCAAAGCATTTACCTGGACCAGGTTCTCATGTGGTCAATTTTTCAGTGAACTTTGTAGAGCCAGTTTTTCATTATGAAACATTGACGTTTCAGTTTGAAGTGATCAAGGTAGATAAGATGAAAGATGTTGTAACGATTTCGATTGAAGCTGTTAATGAAGAAGAAAATCGTGTACTTGATGCGGTCGTAATGGTGCAACCCCCTCAAGTAACGTTAGCAGATTTAGAGCAGAAAGAAGGAGATATGAATGAATAA
- a CDS encoding ATP-dependent DNA helicase, with product MQNTQRIAVRRLVEFILRRGSIDARHTSEHTALEGAKIHRKLQKAASENYQKEVKLAIDIELNQQTYIIEGRADGIFMDAENRTVIDEIKTSEPAFSELLEEQIEMYWYQVMCYGHIYCQQENLAAITLQLTYYQTTTKEITRQEKDFTKAELKDFFDDLTQKYEQWLIFRANWRKLRNRSLQQLTFPYGEYRAGQRELAVAVYKTILSDQRLFVEAPTGTGKTISTLFPTLKAIGEEQAERVFYLTAKTITRQVAEDAVEAMKQKELQLKSVTVTAKDKICFLTERNCTPEACPFANGYYDRLNEGLWDLLNHESQFTRDVIEVYARKHTLCPFELSLDVSLWCDLVICDYNYLFDPVVYLRRFFEEQSEVKENIFLVDEAHNLVNRSREMYSAVLSKSKISALKETLDKKQNKLIRVLNKVEKEFDKIKQVCEEEGKEFIHQNAPIDSLVKVAYSLAEKIKEWLPENQEHTNVEQILSVYFDVLNYTRISEGYDNHYCTYVNCQNYDIIVKQFCIDPSYLLQQKLDKGKASILFSASLTPLDYYQEILGGREDSLRYRIPSPFPKENQLLVIENYIQTTYKERENSYEKIVTSLTNMIQQKAGNYFVFFPSYSYMDIIYELFRQKNPHIKTKIQASMMNEGEREAFLAEFVIDPKETLVGFCVLGGIFSEGVDLKGSRLIGTAIVGVGLPQINHEQELIKGYYDQEKNQGFQFAYQIPGMNKVLQAAGRVIRDTADQGIVLLLDQRFSTAAVQRFFPPHWNQVQTSFSTERTKQLLQQFWQSN from the coding sequence ATGCAGAATACGCAAAGAATCGCAGTCCGCAGATTAGTGGAATTTATTTTACGCAGAGGTAGTATTGATGCTAGACACACAAGTGAACATACAGCATTAGAAGGAGCTAAGATCCATCGTAAGCTTCAGAAAGCTGCTAGTGAGAATTATCAAAAAGAAGTCAAACTGGCGATCGACATAGAATTAAACCAACAAACGTACATAATTGAAGGCCGGGCCGATGGTATTTTTATGGATGCTGAGAATAGAACCGTTATCGATGAAATCAAAACGTCAGAGCCAGCATTTTCTGAATTACTGGAAGAACAGATCGAGATGTATTGGTATCAAGTGATGTGTTATGGGCATATATACTGCCAACAAGAGAACTTAGCAGCAATCACTTTACAGTTGACGTATTATCAAACGACGACGAAAGAAATCACGAGGCAAGAAAAAGATTTTACCAAAGCAGAATTAAAAGATTTTTTTGACGACTTAACGCAAAAATATGAACAATGGCTGATTTTTAGAGCCAATTGGCGTAAACTACGAAATCGCTCACTTCAACAGTTGACTTTTCCTTATGGAGAGTATCGAGCAGGTCAAAGAGAGCTAGCTGTTGCCGTTTATAAAACGATTTTAAGTGATCAGCGACTCTTTGTTGAGGCACCAACTGGAACAGGAAAGACAATTTCGACTTTGTTTCCGACGCTGAAGGCAATTGGAGAAGAACAAGCGGAAAGAGTTTTTTATTTGACCGCTAAAACCATCACTCGTCAAGTAGCTGAAGATGCAGTAGAAGCGATGAAACAAAAAGAGCTCCAGTTAAAGAGTGTGACAGTAACCGCAAAAGATAAAATTTGTTTTTTGACAGAAAGAAATTGTACACCAGAGGCTTGTCCATTTGCCAACGGTTATTATGATCGTTTGAATGAAGGCCTATGGGATTTGTTGAATCATGAGAGTCAGTTTACGCGGGATGTGATCGAAGTCTATGCACGTAAACACACGTTATGTCCCTTTGAACTGTCGTTAGATGTCAGTTTGTGGTGTGATTTAGTTATTTGCGATTATAATTATTTATTTGATCCTGTTGTCTATTTAAGGCGTTTCTTTGAAGAGCAATCAGAAGTGAAAGAGAATATTTTTCTAGTGGATGAGGCTCATAATCTAGTCAATCGCTCGCGGGAAATGTATTCAGCAGTTTTATCAAAAAGTAAGATTTCCGCCTTGAAAGAAACTCTTGATAAAAAACAAAACAAGCTAATCCGAGTACTTAACAAAGTAGAAAAAGAATTTGACAAAATAAAACAGGTCTGTGAGGAAGAAGGCAAAGAGTTTATCCATCAAAATGCGCCAATTGATTCTCTAGTTAAAGTCGCGTATTCTTTAGCGGAAAAAATCAAAGAGTGGCTTCCAGAAAATCAAGAGCATACGAATGTAGAGCAAATCTTGTCTGTTTATTTTGATGTACTGAATTATACTAGAATCAGTGAAGGATACGATAATCATTATTGTACCTATGTCAATTGTCAGAATTATGATATTATAGTTAAACAATTTTGTATCGACCCAAGTTATCTTTTGCAGCAAAAACTTGATAAAGGCAAAGCAAGCATTTTGTTTTCGGCCAGTTTAACACCATTGGATTATTACCAAGAAATACTAGGTGGAAGAGAGGATAGCTTACGTTATCGGATTCCTAGTCCTTTTCCGAAAGAAAATCAACTATTAGTAATCGAAAACTATATTCAAACAACATATAAAGAACGTGAAAATAGCTATGAAAAGATCGTTACAAGTTTGACTAATATGATCCAACAAAAAGCGGGCAATTATTTTGTATTTTTTCCATCATATTCATACATGGATATCATTTATGAACTGTTTCGCCAAAAAAATCCTCATATTAAGACAAAGATTCAAGCAAGTATGATGAATGAAGGCGAACGAGAAGCCTTTCTAGCTGAGTTTGTTATAGATCCTAAAGAAACGTTAGTTGGTTTTTGTGTCTTAGGAGGTATTTTTTCTGAAGGAGTTGATCTAAAAGGTAGCCGCTTAATCGGAACTGCGATTGTTGGAGTCGGCCTGCCACAGATCAATCATGAGCAAGAATTGATCAAGGGCTATTATGATCAGGAAAAAAATCAGGGATTTCAATTTGCTTACCAAATTCCTGGGATGAATAAAGTCTTACAAGCTGCAGGTCGAGTGATTAGAGATACCGCTGACCAAGGAATTGTTTTGCTTTTAGATCAACGCTTTTCAACCGCAGCTGTTCAGCGTTTTTTCCCGCCACATTGGAATCAGGTGCAGACCTCCTTTTCAACGGAACGAACAAAGCAGCTGTTACAACAATTTTGGCAATCAAATTGA